The following nucleotide sequence is from Neokomagataea tanensis.
TTTCCACCCCGGCGCGGCCGTAATTCACTGATTAAGACACCAGCCACAATCAACGCAGCACCTACCAGAGTGTTCACTCCTAAAATATCCCCGGCAATCCAGCCGACAAGACCACCCCAGACTGGCTCACCGGCATAAATGACCGTAGCACGAGCCGGGCTGACTGATTTTTGTGCCCAATTCATCACGAGCTGCACCAAAGCACTCAGTGAGGCAAGCGCAAACGCGCACCCAAACCATACCCACGAAAAGGTGGGTACAGGCTCCCCGACGATTGGGACCAACAGCAAGGCCACAAGACCACCAGCCCCCAACTGCATGACTGTTACCCGGCGGCTATCAACGCCCTGCGCAAACAAGCTGATGAACACAATTTCCAAAGCAATAGCCACTGCCGCGACTACCGTCACAGTGTCTCCATGGCTTAAAGACAGCGTTAGAGCCGCAGGGCCTGCCAAAAACACTAACCCGGCAAACGCGCAAGCAATGCCTATGAAATTCATGATATGGGGCTTTTTGCGCAGTATCACCCACTGCAACAGCGGCACTAAGGGGACGTAAAGTGCCGTCAAAAAAGCCGACCGACTGGACGTAATCGTCTCCAGCCCCATGCATTGCAGCGCATACCCCAGCGCTAGGGGAACACCAATGAATACACCCGCGACCATCTCCCGCCGCTGCATTTTCAAAACCGTTTTACCGCTCAGCAACGCTACCATCACGGCGGCCATGACAAAACGGACCCCGACGAAGAATAACGGCCCGCAATGCTGCATCGCCAGATGAAGCACCAAGAATGTTCCGCCCCATAAAAAGGTAACAAATGTCAGGGCTAATTCTTGCTTGGACAAAAAGCCTAGGCGCGGCTCCGTGCTCATTCTGGCCGTGTGCGTTGTTGCTGCTTGCGACGCATCAAATTTGCTCTGAGCGCTTTTGCTTCACGTAAGCGCCGCTCTTCCTGAGCTTGCTGCGCTCTCGTTGTCACATGCGTCTGCTCTTCTTCAGCGTGCGGTTGCTGTGTCGG
It contains:
- a CDS encoding DMT family transporter, translated to MSTEPRLGFLSKQELALTFVTFLWGGTFLVLHLAMQHCGPLFFVGVRFVMAAVMVALLSGKTVLKMQRREMVAGVFIGVPLALGYALQCMGLETITSSRSAFLTALYVPLVPLLQWVILRKKPHIMNFIGIACAFAGLVFLAGPAALTLSLSHGDTVTVVAAVAIALEIVFISLFAQGVDSRRVTVMQLGAGGLVALLLVPIVGEPVPTFSWVWFGCAFALASLSALVQLVMNWAQKSVSPARATVIYAGEPVWGGLVGWIAGDILGVNTLVGAALIVAGVLISELRPRRGGKVPVTSSTL